The DNA segment CCCCGCGCGACGTCGCCGACGAGCTGCGCGCGCGCCTCGCGGCCGCGCAGGAGGCGGGCATCGCGGTCGACCGGCTCTGGGTCGACCCGGGCCTCGGCTTCGCCAAGCGCGCCGAGCACAACTGGCAGCTGCTCGCGCACCTCGACGAGCTGCGGGCGCTCGGCGCCCGCGTGCTGGTCGGCACCTCGCGCAAGCGTTTCCTCGGCGCGCTCCTGCCCGACGGCGCCCCCGTCGAGGAGCGCGACCTGCTGACCGCGGTGCTCTCGGCGCTGGTCGCCGATCGAGTGGATGCCCTGCGCGTGCACGACGTCGCCGCGAGCGCCCGCGCCCTCGCGGTGCAGCGGTCGCTCGCTGCCGCGGGCCCCGCCGCCGCGTCGGCGATCGTCGCCCTCGAGGGCGCCTACTCGGCGGCGGCACCCGCTTCGGCTGCCCCGCACACCGGCGACCGCATCACCCTCAGCGGCCTGCGCGCCTTCGCCCACCACGGCGTCTTCGACCACGAGCGCCGCGACGGGCAGGAGTTCGTCATCGACGTCGTCGCCCACCTCGACCTGCGCGGCGCCGCCGCGAACGACGAGCTCGCCGCGACCGTGCACTACGGCGAGCTCGCCGAGCAGGTCGTCGCCGCGGTCGAGACCGACCCGGTCGACCTCATCGAGACGGTCGCCGAGCGGGTCGCCGCCGTCGTGCTCGCCCATGCCGCGGTCTGGCAGACCACGGTGACCGTGCACAAGCCGCAGGCGCCGATCACGGTGCCGTTCAGCGACGTCAGCGTGACGATCGTGCGGGGCCGGCCATGAGCCCCGACAACCACGAGACCCACGCCCACCGCGCCACGGCCGTCATCGCGCTCGGCAGCAACCTCGGCGACCGCGAGGCCACGCTGCAGCGGGCGGTGGCCGCGCTCGACGCGCTGCCCGAGTCGAGCGTCCTGGCCGTGTCGTCGTGGCACGGCACTGTCGCGCTCACCCTGGATGGTCTCGACCCCGCGAAGCCCGCCTACCTCAACGGCGTCGC comes from the Microcella frigidaquae genome and includes:
- the folP gene encoding dihydropteroate synthase; translated protein: MTGEGVAPRPEVWGVLNVTPDSFSDGGRYLDPAAALAQGRALVAAGASVIDVGGESTRPGAEPVAPEVERARVLPVVAALAAEGIRVSIDTMNAETAAAAVEAGAAIVNDVSGALADPAMLATVAALPCDYMLMHWRGPSAVWDQVSDYAWAPRDVADELRARLAAAQEAGIAVDRLWVDPGLGFAKRAEHNWQLLAHLDELRALGARVLVGTSRKRFLGALLPDGAPVEERDLLTAVLSALVADRVDALRVHDVAASARALAVQRSLAAAGPAAASAIVALEGAYSAAAPASAAPHTGDRITLSGLRAFAHHGVFDHERRDGQEFVIDVVAHLDLRGAAANDELAATVHYGELAEQVVAAVETDPVDLIETVAERVAAVVLAHAAVWQTTVTVHKPQAPITVPFSDVSVTIVRGRP